Proteins co-encoded in one Rhopalosiphum maidis isolate BTI-1 chromosome 2, ASM367621v3, whole genome shotgun sequence genomic window:
- the LOC113552148 gene encoding geranylgeranyl pyrophosphate synthase: MENMFSTSGEKETDEKLLQPFTYIMQVPGKQIRAKLAHAFNYWLKIPSDKLAVIGDIVQMLHNSSLLTDDIQDNSVLRRGIPVAHSIYGVASTINAANYMSFVALERTLSLGHPMATTVYTEQVLELHRGQGMEIYWRDNYTCPTEDEYKKMTIRKTGGLFMLAIRLMQLFSESTNDFTKLTGILGLYFQIRDDYCNLCLQEYSENKSYCEDLTEGKFSFPIIHAIHTHPEDKQVIHILRQRTRNVDVKKYCVKLLDNYGSFEHTRKVLTQLDGDARKEVENLGGNPLMIKILDGLRNWSYNFDEKTNN, encoded by the exons ATGGAAAATATGTTTAGTACGTCCGGAGAAAAAGAGACTGATGAA aaactcttgcAGCCTTtcacatatattatgcaaGTGCCGGGCAAACAAATCAGAGCTAAACTTGCCCATGCATTTAATTATTGGTTGAAAATACCATCAGACAAATTGGCTGTTATTGGAGACATAGTGCAGATGTTGCATAATTCTAGTCTCTT AACTGATGATATCCAAGATAATTCAGTCTTAAGACGTGGGATACCTGTGGCACATTCAATTTATGGTGTTGCTAGTACAATCAATGCTGCAAACTACATGTCGTTTGTAGCATTGGAACGAACTCTGAGCTTAGGGCATCCAATG gcTACCACTGTATACACTGAACAGGTGTTAGAACTTCACAGAGGTCAAGGAATGGAAATTTATTGGAGAGATAATTATACATGTCCGACTGAagatgaatacaaaaaaatgacaatcagaa AGACTGGTGGTTTATTTATGCTTGCAATCAGACTCATGCAATTATTCAGTGAGAGTACTAATGACTTCACCAAACTTACTGGAATATTAGGATTGTATTTCCAGATTCGAGATGATTATTGTAACTTATGTTTGCAAGAA tattctgAAAACAAAAGTTACTGTGAAGATTTAACAGAAGGAAAGTTCAGTTTCCCAATTATACATGCAATCCATACTCACCCTGAAGACAAACAAGTGATTC ATATTTTGCGACAGCGAACAAGAAATGTTGACGTGAAAAAGTATTGTGTAAAGTTGTTGGATAATTATGGTTCATTTGAACATACAAGGAAGGTATTGACACAATTGGATGGCGACGCTCGTAAAGAAGTGGAAAATCTTGGTGGTAATCCAttgatgattaaaatattagatggaCTTAGAAACTGGTCATATAATTTTGACGAAaagacaaataattaa
- the LOC113553782 gene encoding protein HGH1 homolog, translating into MGSEIPHHLTLVMVHSLMIDRGDPKFKNDVLQHLLVLTADKYKENKAIVDNIDELLKGLFNVLDTDIANAKDACLCLVNISSKENGLKKIMSFINSNINSNNSEIVPKIIRYIDQKTPEIANAVLMLLCNLTRDKKHANQVYEAFGDQITILESFMKLFITRDVEHETNYDYISYLLSNLCQLHEVRMWLMNSDNFQKLLPFLNLNNSLRRAGVIMTLKNCCFELEKHEWLLSEDLDLLPRLLLPLAGPEQFDEEDNEKLPLDLQYLPDDKEREPDSDLRLALLQALTQLSAKRNCREIIRDQGTYLILRELHKWEPNMELKLVCENLVDILIKTEDEIGTDNFHDLDVPEDLIDKFKKMDEAYLS; encoded by the exons ATGGGTTCGGAGATACCACATCATTTAACGCTTGTTATGGTCCACTCATTGATGATAGATCGTGGCgatccaaaatttaaaaatgacgtTCTACAACATTTACTGG TGCTGACGGCTGATAAATACAAAGAAAACAAGGCGattgttgataatattgatGAATTATTGAAAGGTCTATTCAATGTTTTGGATACCGATATAGCCAATGCTAAAGATGCCTGTTTGTGTTTGGTTAATATTTCGTCAAAAGAAAATggtctgaaaaaaataatgtcctttataaatagtaacatcAATTCAAATAACTCG GAAATTGtaccaaaaataatacgatatattgATCAAAAAACACCAGAGATTGCTAATGCAGTACTGATGTTGTTGTGCAATCTGACCCGTGACAAAAAACACGCAAATCAAGTGTATGAAGCATTTGGAGATCAAATCACCATATTAGAATCATTTATGAAGTTATTCATCACCCGAGATGTAGAAcatgaaacaaattatgactatatttcatatttactaTCCAATTTATGTCAGTTACATGAAGTAAGAAT GTGGTTAATGAATAgtgataattttcaaaaattacttccatttttaaacttaaataattcactTCGAAGAGCTGGTGTCATCATGACTTTAAAAAACTGTTGCTTTGAATTAG aaaagcATGAATGGTTATTAAGTGAAGATCTAGATTTGTTACCTCGTCTTCTTTTACCACTAGCTGGCCCTGAGCAGTTTGATGAAGAAGATAATGAAAAACTACCATTGGATTTACAATATCTACCTGATGATAAAGAACGTGAACCAGATTCAGATTTACGCTTAGCACTCTTACAAGCTTTGACTcag ttGAGCGCTAAAAGAAACTGCCGAGAAATAATCAGAGATCAAGGAACTTATCTCATTCTTAGGGAATTACACAAATGGGAACCTAATATGGAATTGAAATTAGTATGTGAAAATTTAGTGGACATTTTAATCaa GACTGAAGATGAAATAGGAACTGATAATTTCCATGACTTAGATGTACCAGAagatttaatagataaatttaagaaaatggaTGAAGCTTATTTAAGTTGA
- the LOC113551985 gene encoding uncharacterized protein LOC113551985 has product MHIRRRSTVDVCVVNSEHCNCYITVDIFMRVNIIFKLTFSVQKVFIKMANLCFICDEELSVESECVSVKAKGIANLINSSKARFDNKWKSLVNLENVLVHKDCRKNYTRPDTIRKYVNEKEGTSNISPVKGKLRSNYIFKFKENCLFCDKECSKELEKKLSKERRDSIVQVSTLHFKTSIMDVANKRNDEWGKEVLKRLNSVMCLVSEESKYHKSCERRFCSTNPVDENKKRGRPQDEDLANAFSNLCDFLESENECQFGLNFLHEKMEGTCDEKTLKNKLIDKYGDDIIITTSRGKKAVVCFKNTGFKVLTNAWYNSKKANEEEERLRIVEAAATIIREDIRSFVYEIDSFPPPNQFMDNVKQDVPKSLLFFLSEVCGKNKKTKSQKYDNKFVALAHAIINCCRPRSFISSK; this is encoded by the coding sequence ATGCATATACGTAGACGGTCGACAGTCGATGTTTGTGTAGTCAATAGTGAACACTGTAACTGTTACATTACAGTCGATATATTTATgcgagtaaatattatttttaaattaacgttCTCAGTTCAGaaagtgtttataaaaatggccaatttatgttttatatgtgATGAAGAACTAAGTGTTGAAAGTGAATGTGTATCTGTAAAGGCTAAGGGCATAGCAAATCTTATAAATTCGAGTAAAGCGCGATTCGATAATAAATGGAAGTCTTTAGtgaatttagaaaatgtacTTGTTCACAAAGATTGCCGAAAGAATTACACAAGACCAGACACCATAAGGAAATATGTTAATGAAAAAGAAGGTACGAGTAACATATCACCTGTCAAAGGTAAGCTacgttcaaattatatatttaaatttaaagaaaattgtttattctgCGACAAAGAATGTTCAAaagaattggaaaaaaaattgagtaagGAACGTCGAGATAGTATAGTACAAGTATCTACCCTTCATTTTAAAACCTCAATTATGGACGTAGCGAACAAAAGAAATGATGAATGGGGTAAAGAGGTGCTCAAACGGTTGAATAGTGTGATGTGTTTGGTATCTGAAGAATCGAAGTATCATAAATCGTGTGAACGTAGATTTTGCTCGACAAATCCAGTCGatgaaaataagaaaagaGGGAGACCACAAGATGAAGATCTAGCAAACGCTTTTTCCAATTTATGTGATTTTTTAGAATCTGAAAATGAATGTCAATTTGGTCTAAATTTTTTGCATGAAAAAATGGAAGGAACGTGCGatgaaaaaactttaaaaaataaattgattgataAGTATGGCgacgatataattattacaacgaGCCGTGGAAAAAAGGCAGTagtgtgttttaaaaatacaggatttaaagtattaacaaATGCGtggtataattcaaaaaaagcaAATGAAGAAGAAGAACGGTTAAGAATAGTCGAAGCAGCAGCTACTATTATACGAGAGGATATAAGGTCATTTGTTTATGAGATCGATTCATTTCCTCCACCAAATCAATTCATGGATAATGTAAAACAAGACGTACCAAagagcttattattttttttgtctgaagtttgtggtaaaaataaaaaaacaaaatctcaaaaatatgataataaatttgtggCTTTGGCGCATgccataataaattgttgtagGCCTCGCTCGTtcatttcatcaaaataa
- the LOC113554383 gene encoding chromobox protein homolog 1-like yields MQAAGETSTAYRQTEKGAKKSKDKKRQSKEYEVDKIIFHEVLSHSTVYLIKWKHCGMEQCTWEPEENLEKCEKILLKYKTENCL; encoded by the exons ATGCAGGCAGCAGGCGAAACCTCGACGGCGTATCGCCAAACTGAAAAAGGCGCCAAGAAGTCCAAAG ATAAAAAGAGACAGTCTAAAGAGTATGAAGtggacaaaataattttccatgAAGTTTTAAGCCATTCAACTGTTTATCTGATCAAATGGAAACATTGTGGTATGGAACAATGTACATGGGAGCCAGAAGAAAATTTGGAAAAATGCGAGAAAatcttgttaaaatataaaactgaaaattgtttatga
- the LOC113554550 gene encoding uncharacterized protein LOC113554550 — translation MVLRPNDEYGGYAMDNYPQTGGGAHHFYESIKTELESFRLRGEDGDFSASVAAASEAPLSDDTSSIASKKRIDSMFKTTASVTGDTKRTTRYRAGRLTKSLADDNNHYGGDGAGGGYFDYGYAADTGDRNNNNNNNKNTVQEKIEKMFAEISSSELDTDVSMDSAVPTTDIGSNKFHVQYIGCAGLSGKISSLEGLQKPVRDMYFGYRENQHHYRGDDNLYRRGYYHDDDDNDRTATRRDFSGLLEISAGGLTIRYRNEVGDLEQRTNAFPTIAVWAALKYVCRRRSPTPQRRIAGEGAAGVGYEYAFLPLIADPDGSDKAALFRDMDPGDRARLDAAGDHAPVFAVVTRAAGKRLECHGFACETENDALLMAANLYGALVAAMSSTAVAVDVDAPTTGDGAGRLAATSTRRVIRQRNGFTSMSSTAGSSVAGGGAAEEAPALPPPRPPRRNKKSTSSVTSATSDGGGVSSAMTSVTADGDDGNGEVCSGAKTFQLTVRQAPSLQRGVCNSSSVAGSAAEVQPRSTRQQRPDGGGDILTKVAIPRSRSFLNSNGLASTKYSRRAAGCGIETAAADRRRRRSNGSGVMGFSEMFNELRAQEGLNNMDDILNAIINVEGMSYNDLKPIYKEFLMKLALTLTKDELYQRTKAIMTEQKRKRNKRRPAVATQAAGRGRRLNDKLRDALNLRATKSRISAVLIPNFCKRKTRNRASRKQKLQLLQQNQQRQQQQQQQQQRRQRCSCLAVAGSSAEVRPAVDRKPERKFQRRAIAGKRPAGKSASKGRTASVTSTSDDSDFFAAAALRQRQRQHQQLQQQLLQQPPQLYKKTSKKRGSGGNGGGGRGPATASEGGCLHRASSGYFSCSECSAGDAADDDGCCYCGDGAADPTTSLVSCSCDSDSCADSDKCYCGKPRRPRNIFDELKSRGFAASESSVSRADSPGTAWKKNELLMLLQQRHDDSSAGMAGDESSPAASGGGRCGIEPSKSIEYLQMTRRACPSDNAGVDMTAAVGSSSSPSSSLSAATVHSSSSAVHQRRQQPPRGAKHHHRRSGSSGSDNFRAIDYALFAATAADASAGPRKSRGCGGRQNHRRPDCAPVADGRRRAAASSAVGRRSYSSEAVHMAGCRVQYGGHARQPLLQQTKPAARRHSVHDGDVLSSFFKCGIENSLGYYP, via the coding sequence ATGGTGTTACGCCCGAACGACGAATACGGTGGTTACGCGATGGACAATTACCCGCAAACCGGCGGGGGTGCCCATCACTTTTACGAGAGCATCAAAACCGAACTGGAAAGTTTCCGGTTGCGTGGCGAGGACGGAGATTTTTCGGCGTCGGTAGCGGCCGCGTCGGAAGCACCGCTTAGTGACGACACGAGCTCAATTGCGTCCAAGAAACGAATAGACAGTATGTTCAAGACGACCGCTTCCGTGACGGGCGACACAAAGCGGACGACCCGCTACCGCGCCGGCCGTCTGACCAAGTCGTTGGCCGACGACAACAACCACTACGGCGGCGATGGTGCGGGCGGCGGCTATTTCGATTACGGTTATGCTGCCGATACCGGCGACagaaacaacaacaacaacaacaacaagaaTACGGTACAGGAGAAGATCGAAAAGATGTTTGCGGAAATCAGTTCGTCGGAACTCGATACCGACGTGTCAATGGACTCGGCAGTGCCGACGACGGATATCGGAAGCAACAAATTCCACGTGCAGTACATAGGGTGCGCCGGGCTGTCGGGCAAGATATCCTCGTTAGAGGGCCTCCAAAAGCCCGTCCGAGACATGTACTTCGGTTACCGGGAAAATCAACACCATTACCGCGGCGACGACAACCTGTACCGCCGCGGTTATTACCACGatgacgacgacaacgaccGAACAGCCACGCGGCGCGACTTCTCGGGGCTGTTGGAGATATCGGCGGGCGGTCTTACCATCCGTTACAGGAACGAAGTGGGCGACCTGGAGCAGCGGACCAACGCGTTTCCGACGATCGCCGTGTGGGCGGCGCTCAAGTATGTGTGTCGCCGCCGATCGCCGACGCCGCAACGGAGAATCGCCGGGGAAGGTGCCGCCGGTGTCGGTTACGAGTACGCTTTCCTACCGCTAATCGCAGATCCCGACGGCTCGGACAAGGCGGCGCTTTTCAGGGACATGGACCCGGGAGACAGGGCCCGGTTGGACGCGGCCGGCGACCACGCGCCAGTGTTTGCGGTGGTCACGCGCGCGGCCGGTAAGCGGCTCGAGTGTCACGGGTTCGCGTGCGAGACGGAGAACGACGCGCTCCTCATGGCGGCCAACCTGTACGGCGCCCTCGTCGCGGCCATGTCTTCGACTGCGGTGGCGGTGGACGTGGACGCGCCGACAACCGGCGACGGAGCCGGACGACTGGCCGCGACCTCGACCAGACGCGTTATCCGACAGCGAAACGGGTTCACGAGCATGAGCAGTACGGCCGGTTCGAGCGTGGCCGGCGGTGGCGCGGCGGAGGAAGCTCCTGCCCTACCACCGCCCCGTCCGCCGCGCAGGAACAAAAAGTCCACGTCGTCTGTCACCAGTGCAACGTCGGACGGCGGCGGCGTTTCGTCGGCGATGACGTCGGTAACGGCTGACGGTGACGACGGCAACGGTGAGGTGTGCAGCGGCGCCAAGACTTTCCAGTTGACCGTCAGACAGGCACCGTCGCTCCAGCGGGGCGTGTGCAACAGTAGCAGCGTTGCGGGCTCGGCGGCGGAAGTGCAGCCCCGCAGCACTAGACAGCAACGTCcggacggcggcggcgacatACTCACCAAAGTGGCCATACCCAGGAGCAGGAGTTTCCTGAACTCGAACGGATTGGCGTCCACCAAGTACTCCAGGCGGGCCGCAGGCTGTGGCATAGAGACGGCCGCGGCCGACAGGCGCCGGCGCCGGAGCAACGGTAGTGGCGTTATGGGCTTCTCGGAAATGTTTAACGAGTTGCGCGCGCAGGAAGGTCTGAACAACATGGATGACATACTGAACGCCATCATTAACGTGGAGGGCATGTCGTACAACGATCTGAAGCCCATTTACAAGGAGTTTCTGATGAAATTGGCACTGACGCTCACTAAAGACGAGCTGTACCAACGGACCAAAGCGATAATGACGGAACAGAAACGCAAGCGGAACAAGCGACGCCCGGCGGTAGCTACACAAGCGGCCGGTCGCGGACGTCGTCTCAACGACAAACTGCGAGATGCGTTGAATTTACGAGCGACAAAGTCGCGAATCAGTGCCGTGTTGATACCGAACTTTTGCAAGCGCAAAACCCGGAACAGAGCGTCGCGGAAACAAAAACTACAACTACTGCAACAAAATCAACaacgacaacaacaacaacaacaacaacaacaaaggAGACAACGATGTTCGTGTTTGGCGGTAGCAGGGTCATCCGCCGAAGTTCGGCCGGCGGTGGACCGGAAACCGGAACGGAAATTCCAGCGGCGGGCCATTGCGGGAAAACGGCCGGCGGGTAAGTCGGCGAGCAAAGGCCGCACGGCATCGGTTACGTCTACGTCCGACGACAGTGACTTTTTCGCGGCCGCGGCGTTGCGGCAACGGCAGCGGCAACATCAACAGCTCCAACAACAACTGCTGCAGCAACCGCCGCAGCTCTACAAGAAGACGTCGAAGAAACGCGGCAGCGGCGGTAACGGCGGAGGTGGTCGAGGGCCAGCTACGGCATCCGAGGGCGGTTGCCTGCACCGGGCGTCCAGCGGTTACTTTAGCTGTTCCGAGTGTAGCGCAGGCGACGCGGCGGACGACGACGGATGCTGTTACTGCGGCGACGGCGCGGCGGACCCGACGACGTCGCTGGTTTCGTGCAGCTGTGACTCGGATAGCTGCGCTGACAGCGATAAGTGTTACTGCGGCAAGCCGCGGCGCCCGCGGAACATATTCGACGAGCTCAAGAGCCGCGGGTTCGCAGCGTCCGAGTCGAGCGTGTCGCGCGCCGACTCGCCGGGCACCGCATGGAAGAAGAACGAGCTGCTCATGCTGTTGCAGCAACGACACGACGACAGCAGCGCCGGTATGGCCGGTGACGAATCATCGCCGGCGGCCAGTGGCGGTGGCAGATGCGGCATCGAACCGTCCAAAAGCATCGAGTACCTGCAGATGACGCGCCGGGCCTGTCCGTCCGATAACGCCGGCGTCGACATGACCGCGGCGGTCGGTTCGTCttcgtcgccgtcgtcgtcgctgTCCGCGGCCACCGTGCACTCGTCGTCGTCCGCGGTGCACCAACGCCGGCAGCAACCGCCGCGCGGCGCCAAACACCATCACCGCCGGTCCGGTTCGAGCGGTTCGGACAACTTTCGCGCCATCGATTACGCGCTGTTCGCGGCCACCGCGGCCGATGCCTCAGCGGGGCCACGAAAGTCGCGCGGCTGCGGCGGCAGGCAAAATCACCGCCGTCCAGACTGCGCGCCCGTGGCAGACGGTCGTCGACGTGCCGCCGCCTCGTCTGCCGTGGGCAGGCGGTCGTACAGCTCCGAAGCGGTGCACATGGCCGGTTGCCGGGTCCAGTACGGCGGCCACGCGCGACAGCCACTGCTGCAACAGACGAAGCCGGCCGCCAGGCGACATTCCGTCCACGACGGTGACGTCCTGTCGTCGTTTTTCAAGTGTGGCATAGAAAACTCGTTGGGCTACTATCCGTGA